The following are from one region of the Thermococcus cleftensis genome:
- a CDS encoding S-layer protein has protein sequence MKRALALFLSLMIMCLILTSSSAASVSLNSSNTVIVLPTTKIVNGTPLHIGEDAITGSRLGAFLVLNGITTGTYTATVSVPVEYHSVLISDLDQVYVLNPTDMPDVGVNVSDEPVGRAVVIRVNFSRVEFNSTRGMAEFFDRSVEIVFNENTTPLDIGGDYQVVSTTVDGRDTMYFYSYKKVDSETKSLGETLSVGGWRIKFLDINIDVSKMLVVLTYPSGTVKQKPMAEDKYYLMYVNAAGEEDFEEYDTYPSARLNELLEGGALKVFLFNPTDFFVGINNAQMVTYDYWYYEKVKQYRDGDVYTGQWVWDINPAENLYTLYLHVNTSLHSFPRVFVGPGEFLELPTDWGLRLVPIFSRNEDGVVDGVDGYRFVRVASVSRQVSITAPKVQATDDVYSFIVNDTALSSLPDDKNIIIVGGWVSNRAWELLEEVYGKSTIDSIKTEVMTEGYVIKVLNNPKNPEYKVIILAGKTYAETRKAVERFMEEM, from the coding sequence ATGAAAAGGGCTTTGGCGCTGTTCCTGAGCCTGATGATTATGTGCTTGATTCTCACGTCCTCCAGTGCGGCCTCCGTCTCGTTAAACTCCTCCAACACGGTGATAGTTCTCCCCACCACCAAGATAGTAAACGGGACCCCCCTCCACATCGGTGAGGACGCCATAACAGGTTCCAGACTGGGTGCGTTTCTAGTCCTTAATGGTATCACCACTGGAACCTACACGGCCACCGTTTCTGTCCCGGTTGAGTACCACAGCGTTCTCATATCCGACTTGGATCAGGTTTACGTTCTCAATCCGACCGATATGCCAGACGTAGGCGTTAACGTCAGCGACGAGCCCGTTGGCCGTGCGGTGGTCATTAGGGTGAACTTTTCAAGGGTTGAGTTCAACTCAACAAGGGGAATGGCCGAGTTTTTCGACAGGAGCGTGGAGATAGTGTTCAACGAGAACACCACCCCCCTGGACATTGGGGGTGACTACCAGGTGGTCTCCACGACGGTTGATGGAAGGGACACGATGTACTTCTACTCCTACAAAAAGGTGGACTCTGAGACAAAATCCCTGGGGGAGACGCTCTCCGTTGGGGGGTGGCGGATAAAGTTCTTGGACATAAACATCGACGTTTCAAAGATGCTCGTCGTCCTTACCTACCCCAGTGGGACGGTAAAGCAGAAGCCCATGGCCGAGGACAAGTACTACCTGATGTACGTGAACGCCGCCGGTGAGGAGGATTTTGAGGAGTACGACACCTACCCCTCTGCGAGGCTTAACGAACTCCTCGAGGGCGGTGCTCTCAAGGTGTTTCTCTTCAACCCGACCGATTTCTTCGTTGGAATAAACAACGCTCAGATGGTGACCTATGACTACTGGTACTATGAGAAGGTCAAGCAGTACCGGGACGGGGACGTTTACACCGGTCAGTGGGTGTGGGACATCAACCCCGCCGAGAACCTCTACACTCTCTATCTCCACGTGAACACCAGCCTCCATAGCTTCCCCCGGGTGTTTGTGGGGCCAGGGGAGTTCCTTGAACTTCCAACCGACTGGGGTTTGAGGCTCGTTCCGATTTTCAGCAGGAACGAGGACGGAGTCGTTGATGGGGTCGATGGCTACCGCTTCGTCCGAGTGGCTTCCGTGTCGCGCCAGGTCTCCATAACTGCTCCCAAGGTTCAGGCCACAGACGACGTTTATTCTTTCATCGTCAATGATACCGCGCTTTCCTCCCTTCCCGATGACAAGAACATCATCATCGTCGGCGGCTGGGTCAGTAATAGGGCTTGGGAGTTGCTTGAGGAGGTCTACGGAAAATCCACCATCGACTCCATAAAGACGGAGGTTATGACTGAGGGATACGTCATAAAGGTTCTCAACAACCCAAAGAATCCGGAGTATAAGGTTATAATACTTGCCGGGAAGACCTATGCCGAAACCAGAAAAGCCGTTGAGAGGTTTATGGAAGAAATGTGA
- a CDS encoding MFS transporter, which yields MSLQNYRGFGWDAWLLVAYSFVSWLGGNLAWFIFPFYLKSLGYDYTSMGVIFSLSTLAQASVLLFSGPLGARVGYKRAVLLGISLMFLGRFLQVALPDIPFLALGGVLIGVGLALEGPSFMALLSGEVSDGKRHYLFSLSSAAGTIGSALGILLAGFLQKYLPYREVFALVLVIIPVRFVLVLFVKSVLADSERVLRLDRDLLVRIGRFALPSALIGLGAGVTIPYVGLWFNQRFGTSLESIGWLFAFQQFVMGIGTFLLPMIADRLGSVKTIVTFNGSASVLIALMPLSTTFPLAAVIYIVRTILMNIVNPIWNSFMMGFFRKEERSTAMALNNLSWTATFGIGQYIGGRLFDVSLTWPFIITALLYALSMAVFWGLFREGTKGYKSTPV from the coding sequence ATGTCATTGCAGAATTACAGGGGGTTCGGCTGGGACGCCTGGTTGCTCGTTGCCTACTCCTTCGTTTCGTGGTTAGGCGGAAACCTGGCCTGGTTCATATTCCCGTTCTACCTGAAGTCCCTTGGCTACGACTACACAAGCATGGGAGTGATCTTCTCGCTGTCCACGCTAGCTCAGGCCTCAGTTCTGCTTTTCTCGGGTCCGCTCGGTGCCAGGGTCGGCTACAAGAGGGCCGTTCTTCTCGGGATTTCCCTGATGTTTCTAGGCAGGTTCCTTCAGGTTGCCCTTCCGGATATCCCCTTCCTCGCCCTTGGAGGGGTTTTAATCGGGGTTGGGCTGGCCCTCGAAGGCCCGTCCTTCATGGCCCTCCTCAGCGGTGAGGTGAGCGACGGGAAGAGGCACTACCTCTTCAGCCTGTCCTCCGCAGCCGGAACCATCGGCTCGGCCCTCGGCATACTCCTTGCCGGCTTCCTCCAGAAGTACCTGCCCTACCGGGAGGTTTTTGCACTGGTCCTCGTGATAATCCCCGTTCGCTTTGTCCTCGTGCTCTTCGTGAAGTCCGTCCTGGCCGATTCCGAGAGGGTTCTTCGCCTTGATAGAGACCTGCTCGTCAGGATAGGCCGCTTCGCCCTGCCCAGCGCGCTCATAGGGCTCGGCGCCGGGGTAACGATACCCTACGTCGGCCTCTGGTTCAACCAGCGCTTTGGAACGAGTTTGGAAAGCATAGGGTGGCTCTTCGCCTTCCAGCAGTTCGTGATGGGTATCGGAACCTTCCTCCTTCCGATGATAGCCGACAGGCTGGGGAGCGTGAAGACCATAGTCACGTTCAACGGCAGCGCCAGCGTTCTGATAGCCTTAATGCCTCTCTCCACGACCTTTCCCCTGGCCGCGGTCATCTACATCGTCAGGACGATCCTGATGAACATCGTCAATCCTATCTGGAACTCCTTCATGATGGGCTTTTTCAGAAAGGAGGAGCGCTCGACGGCTATGGCTCTCAACAACCTCTCCTGGACGGCCACCTTTGGAATCGGCCAGTACATCGGCGGCAGGCTCTTTGACGTCTCCCTGACCTGGCCGTTCATAATAACGGCCCTCCTCTACGCCCTCTCGATGGCGGTATTCTGGGGCCTCTTCCGAGAGGGGACAAAAGGTTATAAGTCCACCCCCGTTTAA
- a CDS encoding DHH family phosphoesterase, giving the protein MVVRECPECHGTGKIKAGEKECPVCEGWGYVPADFKIGDKLKGYRNLDYIGVEDEVDEIPCPECHGKGVVPVYDTCPTCGGTGRVLACDICGKVKEPWEPGMETTWVCPDCMRKYKVVYVLDKTCDIEDIEVGNVYKGTIDRVERFGVFVRLNPHVRGLIRRKDLLGGREYKPGEEILVQVLDVRPDKGEIDLIESALKHYKEVVVRKELPVTLISDLSKDMAGQTVRLRGRVTQIQVTGGPTVFTITDGTGITWAAAFEAPGVRAYPNINVGDIVEIIGKVAFHSGEIQIEVSDMARLWGPEAAEVKKRIEEELDRRAQPQDVGFLVQSEVLEKLKPRIMKAAFMIRRAILEGRPILLRHHADTDGYTSGLALEYAIVPLIEQVSPDSGARWKLFKRRPSRAPFYELEDVLKDIIFMIEDHEKFGDPLPLVVIVDNGGTSEDIPAYKRIRAFGVPIVVIDHHDPREWVSEDKAKVDDYVDVHVNPHHIKRGYYELTAGMLATEVARFINPEVEDRIKHLPAIAGTGDRSKAPEFYQYLEIAKKAKGLDEEDLKKIAEVIDHEAYFWKFMDGHGIIDEILLLTGNLQRHRELINAIYPEVKEKQEKALRASLPHVKSVVLPNGIRFNTIDIELFAPKFSYPSPGKLSGLIHDHFKEKYGEDAPILTLAYGPDFAVVRAADGMAAYNFDLNEIIPRLQEALPSAGIEGGGHSYAGSIKFFEGMRKEVLEEFAKQVVKLKKVG; this is encoded by the coding sequence ATGGTGGTTAGAGAGTGCCCCGAGTGCCACGGGACCGGGAAAATCAAGGCCGGCGAGAAGGAGTGCCCCGTTTGCGAGGGCTGGGGCTACGTTCCCGCTGATTTCAAGATAGGTGACAAGCTGAAGGGTTACCGGAACCTCGACTACATCGGCGTCGAGGACGAGGTCGATGAGATACCCTGTCCCGAGTGCCACGGTAAAGGAGTGGTTCCGGTCTACGATACCTGCCCCACCTGCGGTGGAACCGGCCGCGTTTTAGCTTGTGACATCTGCGGCAAGGTCAAGGAGCCGTGGGAACCGGGAATGGAAACCACCTGGGTCTGCCCGGACTGCATGAGGAAGTACAAGGTCGTCTACGTCCTCGACAAGACCTGCGACATCGAGGACATAGAGGTCGGGAACGTTTACAAGGGAACCATTGATAGGGTGGAGCGCTTCGGCGTCTTCGTTCGCCTCAACCCGCACGTGAGGGGACTCATAAGGCGCAAGGACCTCCTCGGCGGCAGGGAGTACAAGCCGGGGGAGGAGATACTCGTCCAGGTTCTCGACGTTCGCCCGGACAAGGGCGAGATCGACCTCATCGAGTCCGCCCTCAAGCACTACAAGGAGGTCGTGGTGAGGAAGGAGTTACCCGTCACGCTCATCAGCGACCTTAGCAAGGACATGGCAGGTCAGACCGTCAGGCTCCGCGGCAGGGTTACGCAGATACAGGTCACCGGAGGGCCAACGGTCTTTACCATAACCGACGGGACGGGCATAACGTGGGCAGCGGCATTTGAAGCCCCCGGCGTCAGGGCTTACCCGAACATCAACGTCGGCGACATCGTGGAGATAATAGGAAAGGTGGCATTCCACTCGGGCGAGATACAGATAGAGGTCAGCGACATGGCCAGGCTCTGGGGGCCGGAGGCCGCGGAGGTAAAGAAGCGCATAGAGGAGGAGCTCGACAGGCGCGCCCAGCCCCAGGACGTGGGCTTCCTCGTTCAGAGTGAGGTTCTCGAGAAGCTCAAGCCCAGGATAATGAAGGCCGCCTTCATGATACGCAGGGCCATTCTTGAGGGCAGGCCGATACTGCTGAGGCACCACGCAGATACCGACGGCTACACCTCCGGCCTGGCCCTGGAGTACGCCATAGTGCCGCTCATAGAGCAGGTTTCACCGGATTCTGGCGCGAGGTGGAAGCTCTTCAAGAGGAGGCCGAGCAGGGCTCCTTTCTACGAGCTGGAAGACGTCCTCAAGGACATAATTTTCATGATTGAGGACCACGAGAAGTTCGGTGACCCGCTCCCGCTGGTTGTCATAGTGGACAACGGCGGAACGAGCGAGGACATTCCAGCTTACAAGCGCATAAGGGCCTTCGGCGTCCCGATAGTCGTAATAGACCACCACGACCCGCGCGAGTGGGTGAGCGAGGACAAGGCAAAGGTCGATGACTACGTCGATGTTCACGTCAATCCGCACCACATAAAGCGCGGCTACTACGAATTAACGGCCGGAATGCTGGCAACGGAAGTGGCGCGCTTCATAAACCCCGAAGTCGAGGACAGGATAAAGCACCTGCCGGCCATAGCCGGAACCGGCGACAGGAGTAAAGCTCCGGAGTTCTACCAGTACCTTGAGATAGCGAAGAAGGCCAAGGGCCTCGACGAGGAGGACCTGAAGAAGATAGCGGAGGTAATCGACCACGAGGCCTACTTCTGGAAGTTCATGGACGGGCACGGCATAATAGACGAGATTCTCCTCCTCACCGGAAACCTCCAGAGGCACCGCGAGCTCATCAACGCCATCTACCCGGAGGTCAAGGAGAAGCAGGAGAAGGCTTTGAGGGCTTCGCTGCCCCACGTCAAGAGCGTCGTCCTGCCAAACGGCATAAGGTTCAACACGATAGACATCGAGCTCTTCGCCCCGAAGTTCTCCTATCCAAGCCCCGGCAAGCTCTCCGGCCTAATTCACGACCACTTCAAGGAGAAGTATGGTGAAGATGCCCCGATACTCACCCTCGCCTACGGCCCGGACTTCGCGGTTGTCAGGGCCGCGGACGGAATGGCGGCCTACAACTTCGACCTGAACGAGATAATCCCAAGGCTCCAGGAGGCCCTGCCGAGCGCTGGAATCGAGGGCGGCGGCCACAGCTACGCCGGCTCGATAAAGTTCTTCGAGGGCATGAGGAAGGAGGTCCTTGAGGAGTTCGCCAAGCAGGTGGTCAAGCTGAAGAAGGTCGGCTGA
- a CDS encoding DUF3226 domain-containing protein: MKVITGDRFEAFADEKALLFPEYRKNRDELLDFVDSLTGDETVVTASLELIDLIAWKFKRGEENVLVYSDTGKSLTLKEVYELRKYLDFDVRGGFGGERAETSVLFVEGKTDAKFFKAVFKKLFEFRESREAPYSLRFIERVFERDNFDLLRREEGYYLAIIPSEGNSGVIRNLGNFLRAMDVFGFTVEKIGVAIDVDEDREAAMASIKGRLSGFRHEKTPLGYRVGKTEVVPLIIGLPFEDEAVEWKKPTVEDLMLHLIEREGLLERIRPGLEALNGSLGRKLKPKEVMYLALSAYGHWGNLEGFYELFVMRSRFRNLKAVLREAGLMEGLRYLAFAER, from the coding sequence ATGAAGGTAATAACCGGAGACCGGTTCGAGGCATTCGCCGACGAGAAGGCCCTTCTATTTCCGGAGTACAGGAAAAACCGCGACGAGCTCCTTGATTTCGTGGATTCCCTGACCGGAGATGAAACCGTCGTCACCGCGAGCCTCGAACTGATAGACTTAATAGCCTGGAAGTTCAAACGGGGCGAAGAGAACGTTCTGGTATACTCTGACACCGGGAAGTCCCTCACCCTCAAGGAGGTCTACGAGCTGAGGAAGTACCTCGATTTTGACGTCCGCGGCGGCTTTGGGGGAGAGAGGGCAGAGACAAGCGTTCTGTTCGTCGAGGGGAAGACAGACGCGAAGTTCTTCAAGGCGGTCTTCAAGAAGCTCTTCGAGTTCAGGGAGAGCAGGGAGGCACCATACAGCCTGAGGTTCATCGAGCGGGTTTTTGAAAGGGACAACTTCGACCTCCTTCGGCGGGAGGAGGGTTACTATCTTGCCATAATCCCCAGCGAGGGTAATTCGGGAGTGATAAGGAACCTCGGCAACTTCCTCCGGGCGATGGACGTTTTTGGCTTCACCGTTGAAAAGATAGGCGTGGCAATAGACGTTGACGAGGACAGAGAGGCGGCGATGGCTTCGATAAAGGGCAGGCTATCAGGGTTCAGGCATGAAAAAACACCCCTCGGATACCGCGTCGGGAAAACCGAGGTGGTTCCGCTGATAATCGGCCTTCCCTTCGAAGACGAGGCCGTAGAATGGAAGAAACCCACCGTTGAGGATTTGATGCTCCACCTCATAGAGAGGGAGGGCCTGCTGGAGAGGATAAGGCCCGGACTGGAGGCCCTCAACGGGAGCCTCGGCAGGAAGCTCAAGCCAAAGGAGGTCATGTACCTGGCCCTCTCAGCATACGGCCACTGGGGAAACCTCGAAGGGTTCTACGAGCTCTTCGTCATGCGCTCGCGCTTCAGAAACCTCAAAGCAGTCCTGCGCGAGGCAGGGCTCATGGAGGGACTTAGATACCTCGCCTTTGCCGAGCGCTGA
- a CDS encoding DUF2391 family protein, producing the protein MMSESNADEMMNPEPEHGIENERRTKMEEKLDEIYAEIAELEREIKTSKAPDQLGWDDIAQEIVGAVTFSLPFLFTGELWEVAKDISVERSLAILLMTLGVAYLFIAKSRIGNLKKEELFHVPKRLLTVTVIAYMISAVLIYVYGINGLADFTPGQYINATILISTFAVIGAITVDMVK; encoded by the coding sequence ATGATGAGTGAATCCAATGCTGACGAGATGATGAACCCCGAACCTGAGCACGGGATAGAAAACGAAAGGCGAACCAAAATGGAGGAGAAGCTAGACGAAATATACGCCGAAATAGCAGAGCTGGAAAGGGAAATAAAGACCAGCAAGGCCCCCGACCAGCTCGGCTGGGACGACATAGCCCAGGAGATAGTTGGGGCAGTTACCTTCTCCCTTCCCTTCCTCTTCACCGGCGAGCTGTGGGAAGTTGCCAAGGACATATCCGTTGAGCGCTCGCTGGCGATACTCCTGATGACGCTTGGAGTGGCTTACCTCTTCATAGCCAAGTCCAGGATAGGAAACCTGAAGAAGGAGGAGCTTTTCCACGTCCCCAAGAGACTCCTAACCGTCACGGTGATAGCCTACATGATATCGGCGGTTCTGATATACGTGTACGGGATAAACGGCCTGGCCGACTTCACCCCGGGCCAATACATCAACGCGACCATACTTATAAGCACCTTCGCGGTGATAGGAGCCATAACGGTGGACATGGTGAAGTGA